Proteins encoded by one window of Vigna radiata var. radiata cultivar VC1973A chromosome 5, Vradiata_ver6, whole genome shotgun sequence:
- the LOC106759769 gene encoding protein BCCIP homolog isoform X1 has translation MHYKVLKSNAKTLPRSKRRRQRPKSWPITFSPFARSLARMHSLPAPKRRSQNPNPTRPVMKPQSSQSSHHHLDGVVGEDFSKPEHSESSDEDSDGVVQADFSFFDPKPDDFHGVKTLLQNYLYNEEWDLSDFVELILEQTTVGTVVKIEDDEDEGIFALVTALNFYRYREHRCIVTLKDFLLHKAHQEKGVADKLRLLLVEQERDVALLVSQRMVNLPPQLLPPLYDALFDEVLWATEDEPTEELRNSFKFKHYIILSKVYVLKKAAENDSEERIIYLNIEDEILHKLSSWSFYFPLQSQQLAPHELRNYRSMGLIMAVEADKIPKFRQELASLINET, from the exons ATGCATTATAAGGTTCTGAAATCGAACGCCAAAACCCTTCCAAGGTCAAAACGCCGCCGTCAACGACCCAAATCATGGCCTATTACATTCTCCCCTTTCGCTCGCTCTCTCGCTCGCATGCATTCTCTACCTGCGCCTAAGCGTCGCTCTCAAAACCCTAACCCCACTCGCCCTGTTATGAAACCCCAATCGTCACAGTCTTCTCACCACCATCTGGAT GGAGTTGTGGGAGAAGATTTTTCCAAACCAGAACATTCCGAGTCTTCAGACGAGGATTCTGAT GGAGTTGTCCAAGCCGATTTTTCATTTTTCGATCCCAAACCTGATGATTTTCATGGAGTGAAGACCTTGTTGCAAAACTATCTTTACAATGAAGAATGGGATTTGAGTGACTTTGTAGAGTTGATTTTGGAGCAGACCACCGTGGGAACTGTTGTTAAGATAgaggatgatgaggatgaaGGAATCTTTGCTCTTGTTACTGCCCTTAATTTCTATAGATACAGG GAGCATAGGTGCATTGTGACACTCAAGGATTTTCTTCTCCATAAAGCTCACCAAGAGAAGGGTGTCGCTGACAAGTTGAGATTGCTTTTGGTGGAGCAAGAACGCGATGTAGCTCTCTTGGTATCTCAGCGCATGGTGAACCTTCCTCCCCAGCTTTTGCCACCACTTTATGATGCCCTTTTTGATGAAGTTTTGTGGGCCACAGAAGATGAG CCAACTGAGGAGCTCCGAAATTCCTTCAAGTTTAAGCATTACATAATACTTAGCAAAGTTTACGTG CTCAAGAAGGCAGCAGAAAATGATAGTGAGGagagaataatttatttaaatattgaggATGAAATATTGCATAAG TTAAGCTCGTGGTCCTTCTACTTTCCATTGCAAAGTCAGCAGCTTGCACCTCATGAG CTTAGGAATTACAGGTCAATGGGATTAATCATGGCTGTTGAAGCAGACAAAATCCCAAAATTTCGTCAAGAATTAGCTTCTCTAATAAATGAAACATGA
- the LOC106759769 gene encoding protein BCCIP homolog isoform X2, with translation MHYKVLKSNAKTLPRSKRRRQRPKSWPITFSPFARSLARMHSLPAPKRRSQNPNPTRPVMKPQSSQSSHHHLDGVVGEDFSKPEHSESSDEDSDGVVQADFSFFDPKPDDFHGVKTLLQNYLYNEEWDLSDFVELILEQTTVGTVVKIEDDEDEGIFALVTALNFYRYREHRCIVTLKDFLLHKAHQEKGVADKLRLLLVEQERDVALLVSQRMVNLPPQLLPPLYDALFDEVLWATEDEPTEELRNSFKFKHYIILSKVYVLKKAAENDSEERIIYLNIEDEILHKLSSWSFYFPLQSQQLAPHEPHISSLVR, from the exons ATGCATTATAAGGTTCTGAAATCGAACGCCAAAACCCTTCCAAGGTCAAAACGCCGCCGTCAACGACCCAAATCATGGCCTATTACATTCTCCCCTTTCGCTCGCTCTCTCGCTCGCATGCATTCTCTACCTGCGCCTAAGCGTCGCTCTCAAAACCCTAACCCCACTCGCCCTGTTATGAAACCCCAATCGTCACAGTCTTCTCACCACCATCTGGAT GGAGTTGTGGGAGAAGATTTTTCCAAACCAGAACATTCCGAGTCTTCAGACGAGGATTCTGAT GGAGTTGTCCAAGCCGATTTTTCATTTTTCGATCCCAAACCTGATGATTTTCATGGAGTGAAGACCTTGTTGCAAAACTATCTTTACAATGAAGAATGGGATTTGAGTGACTTTGTAGAGTTGATTTTGGAGCAGACCACCGTGGGAACTGTTGTTAAGATAgaggatgatgaggatgaaGGAATCTTTGCTCTTGTTACTGCCCTTAATTTCTATAGATACAGG GAGCATAGGTGCATTGTGACACTCAAGGATTTTCTTCTCCATAAAGCTCACCAAGAGAAGGGTGTCGCTGACAAGTTGAGATTGCTTTTGGTGGAGCAAGAACGCGATGTAGCTCTCTTGGTATCTCAGCGCATGGTGAACCTTCCTCCCCAGCTTTTGCCACCACTTTATGATGCCCTTTTTGATGAAGTTTTGTGGGCCACAGAAGATGAG CCAACTGAGGAGCTCCGAAATTCCTTCAAGTTTAAGCATTACATAATACTTAGCAAAGTTTACGTG CTCAAGAAGGCAGCAGAAAATGATAGTGAGGagagaataatttatttaaatattgaggATGAAATATTGCATAAG TTAAGCTCGTGGTCCTTCTACTTTCCATTGCAAAGTCAGCAGCTTGCACCTCATGAG CCTCACATAAGTAGTTTAGTAAGGTGA
- the LOC106760543 gene encoding probable ADP-ribosylation factor GTPase-activating protein AGD11, with product MSVQREHHSTNDISGSGSGSCLYDLFCSETPNINAHNLRERWMSSGPQKRLDNLMRQAGNRYCADCGSLEPKWVSTSLGVFICIKCSGVHRSLGVHISKVLSLKLDEWTDEQVDELVKLGGNTVVNKKYEAYLPSNIRKPKPNSSIEERSDFIRRKYEFLQFLDSEENMSCPFIPSNSGSSSDSQIGSSRLQSIREKKQYSDNKQPTKHRICRTFRNSRGRKETHDFRTSKNSTSLAGMTEFVGLIKVNVVKGINLAVRDVMSSDPYVIISLGHQSVKTRVIKNNLNPIWNESLMLSIPDNIPPLKIIVYDKDTFSTDDFMGEAEIDIQPLVSAATEYEKCSVDNMVQIEKMVASGDNTLIKDGIISLEDGKIKQEVSVRLQHVERGVLEIELECVPLTQ from the exons ATGTCTGTTCAACGAGAACATCATAGTACCAATGACATATCAG GTTCAGGATCAGGATCTTGtctttatgatctgttttgttCAGAAACACCTAATATCAATGCTCACAATCTAAGAGAACGATGGATGTCTTCTG GACCGCAGAAAAGATTAGACAATTTGATGCGTCAAGCTGGGAACAGGTATTGTGCTGATTGTGGATCATTAGAGCCAAAATGGGT GTCTACAAGCCTTGGAGTTTTTATTTGCATCAAATGCTCTGGAGTACATAGAAGCCTCGGTGTCCATATATCCAAG GTTCTGTCCCTAAAGCTAGATGAATGGACAGATGAGCAAGTTGATGAATTGGTGAAATTGGGTGGAAATACAGTAGTGAACAAGAAGTATGAAGCTTACCTGCCAAGTAACATAAGAAAACCAAAACCTAATTCTTCCATTGAAGAACGCTCTGATTTCATTAG GAGAAAATATGAGTTTCTGCAGTTTTTGGATTCTGAGGAGAACATGTCTTGCCCCTTCATACCATCCAATTCAGGAAGTTCATCAGATTCTCAAATTGGTTCCTCAAGACTTCAGTCCATACGAGAAAAAAAACAGTATTCTGATAATAAACAACCGACTAAACATCGTATTTGCAGAACATTTCGAAATAGtcgaggaagaaaagaaactcATGACTTTAGGACTTCAAAGAATAGCACTTCATTG GCAGGTATGACTGAATTTGTTGGGTTGATAAAGGTGAATGTGGTTAAAGGAATTAATCTTGCTGTTCGTGATGTAATGAGTAGTGATCCTTATGTGATCATATCCCTTGGTCACCAA TCAGTGAAGACTCGTGTGATAAAGAACAATTTAAACCCAATTTGGAATGAAAGCCTAATGTTGTCAATTCCTGATAATATTCCTCCTCTTAAAATT ATTGTGTATGATAAAGATACTTTCTCCACTGATGATTTTATGGGTGAGGCTGAAATAGACATTCAGCCTTTGGTCTCAGCTGcaacagaatatgaaaaatgtTCAGTCGATAATATGGTCCAGATTGAAAAAATGGTAGCAAGTGGTGACAACACTCTTATTAAAGATGGCATAATCTCCCTTGAAGATGGCAAAATCAAACAAGAGGTCTCAGTGAGACTGCAACATGTTGAGAGAGGTGTGTTAGAGATTGAACTTGAATGTGTTCCTTTAACTCAGTAA
- the LOC106762652 gene encoding protein SENSITIVITY TO RED LIGHT REDUCED 1: MAASEKTLTINNCTTNEGWTVVLPRRSRQRRKATKSRVLEEKKEPWTPSDSLTDPSKEATLVQKMERCINKIDKSEFYHTFRDQIQKSVADYFNRVLGSEIKMQMVIYGIGSIDLYEPPRLQLSLAILLRRDFSWIGNVEVFDPILSATESRVLETLGCSVMSINEHGRREALKPTMFFMPHCEAELYNNLLQANWKLSLLKNMVLFGNSFETYEQHVSLCKNSPILSSVGHILAARGFTNEFRIQTVSDDYYNAFHDSSWHIFSPILESELQFINS; this comes from the coding sequence ATGGCAGCTTCAGagaaaactctaacaattaacaATTGCACAACAAATGAAGGTTGGACAGTCGTTTTGCCCCGTCGCAGCAGACAAAGAAGAAAAGCTACCAAATCTAGAGTTTTGGAGGAAAAAAAAGAGCCATGGACTCCATCAGATTCTCTGACTGATCCAAGCAAAGAAGCAACGTTGGTGCAGAAAATGGAAAGATGTATAAACAAGATTGATAAATCTGAATTCTATCATACTTTCAGGGATCAAATTCAAAAATCAGTTGCTGATTACTTCAATAGGGTTTTGGGCTCAGAGATAAAGATGCAAATGGTCATTTATGGTATAGGCAGCATTGACTTGTATGAGCCCCCTCGATTGCAGCTTAGCCTTGCAATATTGTTGAGAAGAGATTTCAGTTGGATTGGAAACGTAGAGGTATTTGATCCTATTCTTTCTGCAACCGAGTCTCGGGTTTTGGAAACTCTTGGTTGTTCTGTCATGTCCATAAACGAGCATGGGAGGCGGGAGGCACTAAAGCCAACAATGTTCTTCATGCCTCACTGTGAGGCAGAGTTATATAACAACCTGTTGCAAGCAAATTGGAAATTGAGCCTCTTGAAAAACATGGTATTATTTGGGAACAGCTTTGAAACATATGAGCAGCATGTGTCATTGTGTAAGAACTCACCTATTCTTAGTTCAGTGGGGCATATTTTGGCTGCTCGTGGATTTACAAATGAATTTAGAATCCAAACAGTTTCAGATGATTATTATAATGCATTCCATGATTCTAGTTGGCATATTTTCAGCCCTATCCTTGAGTCAGAGTTGCAATTTATCAATTCTTAA
- the LOC106762653 gene encoding uncharacterized protein At5g39865-like, with protein MSRFPFFSRSNTIHSEQSQKPYLPQSQQSLDRSGSLNRFYGSAESAKTSIRGKMVRKLCTLFESSSKKTPESEFQSESKAHWESCTTTTPFRLSGTEERIVVYLTSLRGVRRTFEDCNAVRMILKGFRVWVDERDVSMDIAYREELQRALGESHVALPQVFVRGKYVGGAEVIKHLFETGELAKIILEGFPNLKPGFVCEHCGDARFLPCENCSGSRKVFDEVEGCLKRCLECNENGLLRCPYCCS; from the coding sequence ATGTCGCGGTTTCCGTTCTTCAGCCGGTCGAACACGATTCATTCTGAGCAGTCGCAGAAACCTTACCTTCCTCAGAGCCAGCAGAGTCTGGACCGGTCCGGTTCGCTGAATCGGTTCTACGGATCCGCTGAGTCGGCGAAAACCTCAATCCGCGGGAAAATGGTGAGGAAGCTCTGTACCTTGTTCGAGTCCTCCTCGAAGAAGACTCCAGAATCGGAGTTCCAATCGGAATCAAAAGCGCATTGGGAATCGTGCACGACGACGACGCCGTTTCGGTTGTCCGGGACGGAGGAGCGGATCGTGGTGTATTTAACGAGCCTGCGCGGGGTTCGGCGAACGTTCGAGGACTGCAACGCGGTGCGCATGATCCTGaaggggtttagggtttgggtggaCGAGAGGGACGTGTCGATGGACATAGCTTACAGGGAGGAGCTGCAGCGCGCGCTGGGCGAGAGCCATGTGGCGCTGCCTCAGGTTTTCGTGCGAGGAAAGTACGTGGGTGGCGCCGAGGTGATCAAGCACTTGTTCGAGACTGGGGAACTGGCGAAGATCATTCTGGAAGGCTTCCCCAATCTGAAACCCGGCTTCGTATGTGAGCATTGTGGGGATGCGAGGTTTTTGCCGTGCGAAAATTGCAGTGGCAGTCGGAAGGTGTTTGATGAGGTCGAAGGGTGTTTGAAAAGGTGTTTGGAGTGCAACGAGAATGGACTCCTAAGGTGCCCTTATTGCTGTTCTTGA